From the Nostoc sp. PCC 7107 genome, the window TGCAATGACTATCCTCTCAGTAATATTTGGGCAAGCAGCATCTTTACTCCCCAAAATTTACGTTCATTATGCAGAAATCGCTTTGTTTTTTACCTTCGGTATTAAGCTGTTGTATGACGCGAGTAAAATGGCTGCGGCGAGTTGTGATGCAGATGTTGTCGAAGAAGCAGAAGCCGCGGTGAAAAAAGCAGATGCACAGCTACCAAAACGCAAAACCCCTTGGGCAATTTTAACAGAAGCCTTCTTATTAACATTTATGGCAGAGTGGGGCGATCGCACACAAATTGCTACTATTGCTTTAGCGGCGGGTAATAATCCAATTGGGGTAACGATTGGCGCAATTTTAGGACATAGTATTTGTGCCGCGATCGCAGTTATCGGTGGTAAACTTATCGCCGGACGCATTTCTGAACGCCAACTCACCTTTATTGGTGGATGCTTATTTCTGATTTTTGCTGTGGTTGCTGCTGTAGAAGGAGTCTAAAGAGCGCCTTATCCCGCCTGGGAATAAATTTCGCGGCGGGATATACATTGCAGTAAGACTAGCCAAAATTAAAGATTTTCTCGAATTAAGATAATTTTGAGCGCAAACAAGGGATAAATAAAAATAGTTCCATATCGGTAACTATTTATTGAATGCTTCTATGACCTATTGTCTGAGAATTGCCGACATCCCCACAAATGAACGTCCGCGTGAACGTTTGATGACTCATGGCCCCAAAATTTTAGCAACAGCGGAGTTAATTGCAATTCTTTTAGGCACTGGTCAAGGCCCAGGAAAACTCTCAGCAGTGGGTTTGGGACAATATCTTTTGCAAGAATTAAGCAAACACCAACGTGACCCATTAGCAGTTTTGCGAGAAGTTACCCCAGCGGAATTAATGCAAGTTCCTGGTATCGGCCCAGCAAAAGCCACAAGTATTTTAGCTGCGGTAGAACTAGGCAAACGTGCGTTTCTCTCCCGTCCTTCAGATGGCACTGCAATTGATAGTCCAATGGCGGCGGCAGCAGCGCTTAGTCAAGATTTAATGTGGCAAACCCAAGAACGTTTTGCCGTGTTGTTATTAGATGTTAAAAACCGTTTGTTAGGTACACAAATCATTAGCATTGGTACCGCTACCGAAACCCTAGCTTCCCCAAGAGAAATTTTTCGGGAAATAATTCGCCAAGGTGCAACACGAGCAATAGTCGCCCACAACCATCCTTCTGGGAACATTGAACCTAGTCAAGAAGATATAGAATTGACTCGTCAATTATTAGCAGGAGCGCAGTTATTAGGCATTCCCTTGCTAGATCACGTAATTTTAGGTAATGGAAATCACCAAAGTTTACGCGAAATCACAACTTTATGGAATGATTATCCTCAATTTGATTGATGTAGCGCAGGTGGGGAGTTTTGCTATTTATGCAAACTTGATATTACTGTCCCCTGCTCTATCTCCAAAATTGTCTATTGACAACAAAATTAATCTATGTATTCGTAAAAATTGTATCTTATTGCCAGATTTTTTCCTCAGCCAAAGGCATAATAAAAGCACCTATTTCTCACTCTGGTGACTCTGCTAACTTCTCAAATCATTACAGGTAGAGGAATTGTTGATGAAATGGGAAAAATCAACACTGTTTTCAGAAGAGG encodes:
- a CDS encoding TMEM165/GDT1 family protein; its protein translation is MLTAFTAGLLLITVSELGDKTFFIAVILAMHHSRRLVFIGVTAALAAMTILSVIFGQAASLLPKIYVHYAEIALFFTFGIKLLYDASKMAAASCDADVVEEAEAAVKKADAQLPKRKTPWAILTEAFLLTFMAEWGDRTQIATIALAAGNNPIGVTIGAILGHSICAAIAVIGGKLIAGRISERQLTFIGGCLFLIFAVVAAVEGV
- the radC gene encoding DNA repair protein RadC, with amino-acid sequence MTYCLRIADIPTNERPRERLMTHGPKILATAELIAILLGTGQGPGKLSAVGLGQYLLQELSKHQRDPLAVLREVTPAELMQVPGIGPAKATSILAAVELGKRAFLSRPSDGTAIDSPMAAAAALSQDLMWQTQERFAVLLLDVKNRLLGTQIISIGTATETLASPREIFREIIRQGATRAIVAHNHPSGNIEPSQEDIELTRQLLAGAQLLGIPLLDHVILGNGNHQSLREITTLWNDYPQFD